The Gemmatimonas aurantiaca T-27 DNA segment ACTTCTCCCGACATGAGCCCGCCCAGCACCTGCACGACATTGCGGGCCATGGTCCAGGTGGCACGGGTGCCCGATGTGAGAGCGGCGCCCAGCGCCACGGGTTCTCGCACCACGGAATCACGGACCATGATGCCCACACGCCCCACCTTGCGCGGCGCCCCCGTCACCGGGTCGGTCGATTCGGCAATCTGCGGCGTGATCTCGCGGCGCAACGTGTCGGCACCACGCAGCACATCCAGCGATACCGAGCCGGAGGTGATCGGCGACACCCGGTCGAGGACCTGATCCCAACTGCGCACCTGTTCGCCGTTGATCGCGGTGATGCGATCACCCGATTGCAGCCCCGCCAATGCGGCCGGGGCACCGGGCACGACGGAATCGATCACTGCCGGCAGGTACGGATTGCCGTAGCGATAGTAGATCCCGCTCGACACCACGATCGTGAGCAGGATGTTCATGATCACGCCGGCCGCGAGGATGAACACCCGCGCGCTGGTGGACTTGCTCTCCACCCATCGATCGGCGGGCACGGCCTTCGGACCAAACGGCGCCATGCCGGCCGGATCCCACAAGGCCTCCGGCACCTCGGGGGGACGTTGTGACGCGACTCCCCCATCGAGCGATCCACGCTCGGCAGACGCACCTTCGATACCGGCGAGTGCTTCATCGTCACGGGAGGCCATGCGCACATAGCCGCCGATCGGGAAGATCGAGACCCGATAGTCGGTTTCGCCGCGCTTCCAGCCGAAGAACCGACGACCCCATCCCAGCGAAAACACGGGCGCATAGACGCCGGTGATCTTGGCCGCCATGAAATGCCCCAGCTCGTGCACAAACACCACGAGCCCGAACACGAGCAATGGAGCGATATAAACGGACAGTGACGCCATCGTTGTCAGGACCCCACCTTGGCATTGACGTAGTCACGCGCTGCCGCGTCAGCCGCGAGCAGCGCATCGAGCGTATCCCCCGGCATGGTGCCGAGTGCATCGACCGCGGCCGATACACACTGCACGATACCTGCGAATGGCAGACGCCCGTCAAGAAAATGTGCCACGGCCACCTCGTTGGCAGCATTGAAGACTGCCGGCGCCGCGCCACCCTGGCGCCCAGCGGCAATCCCCAATGCCAGCATCGGGAAATCGTCGTGACGTACCGCTTCGAACGTGAGTGAACCGAGCCCAACCAGATCGAACGGTGGTACGCCGGCGTCCGGCAGCCGTTCCGGCCAGGTCAGCGCGTACAGGATGGGGAGCTCCATGGAGGGAACACCCATCTGCGCCAACACACTACCATCGACGAACTCCACCAGCGAGTGCACGATGCTCTGTGGGTGCACCACCACGTCGATACGATCGTACGGGATGCCGAACAGGTGATGGGCTTCGATCACCTCGAGCGCCTTGTTGGCCAGCGTGGCACTGTCGATGGTGATCTTGCTGCCCATCTGCCACGTCGGATGCCGCAGGGCGTCCGACACGGTGGCCTGCGCAATGCGCTCGGAATTCCAGGTGCGAAACGGACCTCCCGATGCGGTAATGATCAACCGTCGCACGTCGGAGGGTTCTCGGCCGGCCAGGCATTGCAGGATCGCGGAGTGTTCACTGTCCACCGGCACGAGCGCTCCGCCATGACGGCGCGCGGTGTCGGTCACGATCTGCCCGGCCATGACCAGTGTTTCCTTGTTGGCCAATGCCACCCGCTTCCCGGCGGTCAGCGCCGCGAGCGTGGCCTCGAGCCCAGCGGCGCCCACCACCGCATTGATCACGATCTGCACATCGGGGCGCGTAGCGGCTTCGACGAGGCACGACCTGCCCTTCCCCCAGTCTTCGGGGAGTTCGTCCGTTGGCGGGGCCACCAGGCCCACGTACGCGGGCGAAAATTGTGCGACTTGCTCTTGCAGTGCGTCCTGATTGCTGTGCGCGGTCAACGCCACGGGCACAAAACGTTCGCGATGACGCTCCAGCACCCGAAGCGCACTGGTGCCGACCGAACCCGTGGCTCCCAGCAACGCCACGCCAACAGGTGGCGTGATCATAGACGACATGTCGGTGAGAGATCGTGTGGGCGCGTGCGCAGGAGTCTCGGCGTTTGCGCTCGCGATCACGTTCTCGGTGGCGATCATCGCAGTCCTGGCGCGGGAATCAACAGCCAGTCATACAGCACGTAGGCCGTGGGCAGCACAAAAAACAGCGAATCGAGTCGATCGAGCACGCCACCGTGACCAGGAAACAGCGTGCCGCTGTCCTTCACGCCCGCTTCCCGCTTGAGCAGTGACTCAGCCAGATCACCGATCTGGGCCGTCACGCTGATCAGCACACCAAATGTCACGACCCCGAGGGTGGTGAACGCGAGCTGGGCGTGCGGCACCAGCAACCACTGCATCAGGGCGTACGCCACGACCACCGTGGTGACGACGGCACCAATCGCACCTGCAATGGTTTTGCCGGGACTGACCGAGGGCATGAGCTTCCGGCCGCCAATCAGTCGTCCGCTGAAATAGGCGCCGGTATCACTGGCCCACGTGAGCACAACGGGCACGATCACCACCAACGCACCGGCCAGGTCTCCGACCGCGTAGTTGTGGTATCGCAGGGCATAGGCAAAGCTCAGCGTACCGCCGGTGTACAGCGCGCCGAACAAGGTGCTCGAAGTGGCTTCCAGCGGTTTGCCCTGTACACCACGCATCCAGATGCTGGCCGCAAGCAGGCCGATGGCCAGCATCGGCACGATCACCGCAATCGGCAGGTCTGCGACGCCGAGATACCGGGCATGGACGGCGAGTGGGATCAGCGCCGAGAGCGTGATGCCGATGGCTCCCATGGGCGTTCCGCCACCTTCACGGGCGATGCGATAGAACTCCCAGGCACCGATCGCCGCCATGGCGCTGAGCAACGTGGCGAGCGCCGCATCGCCAATCCAGATCAGGCCAATGGCGAGTGGTGCACCAATGAGGGCGACGATGACACGCCGCGCGAGTTCGTTCACGCGAAATCACCTGTGTGGAGGGGCGCCACCACCCGCAGTGCAGGCAGGCGCATCGTCACGTGCTCACACGGCCGAAACGCCGGTCACGGCGCTGGAAGTCACTGATCGCACCGTACAACGCGTGGCGATCGAAATCGGGCCAGTACAGGCTCGAGATGAACAGCTCGGCGTAGGCCACCTGCCACAGCAGGAAATTGGACAGTCGCTGCTCACCTGAGGTTCTGATCAGCAAATCGGGGTCAGGGCATCCGGCGGTATACAACCGCGCGCTGATCTCGTCTTCGGTGATCGCGTCCGCGGTCAGACGACCGGCGGCGACGTCGGCGGCCAATTGGCGTGTGGCGCGGACCAGCTCTGCCCGCCCGCCGTAGGAGATGAACAGATTGAGTCCGAGACGGTTTCCGGTGACCGTCTGCTCCATCACGCGGCGCACGGCGTTGGCGGCGGCTGGCGTGAGACGGCTCAGGTCACCATGCACGTACACTCGGACACCTTGCTGGGCGAGTTCGGCGGCTTCGCGCGCGATGTACTCCTCCAGCAATGACATCAGCGCTGAGACCTCCGTCTCGGGCCGCTGCCAGTTTTCCTGTGAGAAGGCAAAGAGCGAGAGCCATTCCACACCGGCTTCGAGCGCGCCTTCCACCACTTCCCGCACCGCTTTCATGCCGGAGCGATGCCCGAAGGCCCGCGGCATATGGCGCTCGCGCGCCCAGCGTCCATTGCCATCCATGATGATCGCAATGTGACGCGGCACCGCCCCATGCACACGAATGCGTGCCAGGAGTTCCGACGAAGATTCAGCCATGTCAGGTGAGGGCGGTGACGCGCACATCGACCATCCGTCCGCAGAGCGGACTCAAACCTCCATCAATTCGGCTTCCTTCGCCTTCACCAAGGCGTCGAGCTTGCCGATGAAGTCATCGTGGACCTTCTGCAGGTCCTTCTCCGTGTGCTTCTTGTCGTCTTCCGACACGCCATCGAGCTTCTTGAGCTTGTCGCGGCCATCCGTCCGGGCATGACGCACAGCGATGCGACCGTCTTCAGCCATCTTGTGCAGCACCTTCACCAGTTCCTTGCGACGCTGCTCGTTCATGCTCGGCAGCGGCACGCGGATCACACCACCCTGATGGGCGGGATCCAGGCCCAGTTCGGACTCACGGATGGCCTTTTCGATGACCTTGGCCTGCCCCTTGTCGAAGGGCGTGACCAGCAAGATGCGCGGCTCGGGAGCCGCGATCGACGCCACCTGATTGAGCGGCACGAACGAGCCGTAGGCCTCGACCTTGATGGTGTCCAACATGTTCGGGGACGCCTTGCCGGAACGCACGCTCGAAAACTCCTTCTTGGAGTTCTCGATGGCCTTTTCCATGCCGCTCTTGGCGTCCTTCAGGATCTGCGCGGTTGTGCTCATGGCGTATTCACGAAACCAGTGTCCCGACGCGCTCGCCGCGGACGGCGCGGACGATGGCTCCGGGGCTGTGGAGGTTGAGCACGATCAGTGGCAACTGATTCTCCTTGCTGAGCGTGATGGCCGTCTGGTCCATCACTCGCAGCTCTTCGAGCATCACGTCACGGTAGCTGATCGTTTCGTAGAACGTCGCGTTCGGGTCCTTCTTCGGATCGGCGGAATACACCCCGTCGACGCTGGTGGCCTTGATGATGACATCCGCCTTCATCTGGATGGCACGCAACACGGCCGCCGTGTCGGTCGAAAAATACGGATTGCCCGTGCCGGCGGCAAAGATCACCGTGCGTCCTTTCTCGAAATGCCGCAAGGCACGTCGACGAATGTACGGTTCCGCCAGCTCTTCCATCCGGATCGCGGTCATGACACGGGTGTCGAGCCCCTTCTTCTCGAGCACGTCCTGCAGCGCCATCGCATTGATGACGGTGCCGAGCATGCCCATGTAGTCGGCGCCCACTCGATCCATACCCATCTGGGAAAGCTGGGTGCCACGCACGATGTTGCCGCCGCCGATGACCAGGCCAAGCTGCACACCCATGCGGGCGACTTCCACGATCTGATCGGCAAAAAACCCGATCCGGTCGAAATCGAAGCCCACGCCGCGATCTCCGGCGAGGGCTTCGCCGGAGATCTTGAGCAGGATACGCGAGAAGCGCAGTGGCTTGCCCTCTGCCGCGTCTTGCGTGAGCACGTCGCTCACTCGGCGCCGAGCTGCAGGCGCGCGAAACGGTCGACCGTGATGGTGCCACCGGCCTTCTTCGCATAGTCGGCCACGAGCTGGCTGATCGTCAGCGCCGGGTCACGGACCCAGGGCTGGGGCAGCAGCGTCACGTCCTTCAGGAAGGCTTCGACCTTGCCCGTGGCGATCTTCTCGATCATCGCATCCGGCTTGCCGGCCTGACGGGCCTGCTCTTCGGCAATGCGACGTTCGCTGTCGATCTTGTCGGCCGGCACGCCACTGCGGTCCACCGCCACCGGCGCCGAGGCGGCGACGTGTTCAGCGATGTACTTGAGCAGTTCGCGCGTGGCTTCATGCGACGCCACGTCGGCCGACGAGGCCGTGATCTGCACGATGGTGGCGAGCTTGCCGTTGTGGTGGCGATACATGCCCACCTGGCCGTTCGCGCCGGCGTCGAAGCGCGCCGTGCGCTTGACGTTCACGGCTTCACCCGTGCGGGCGGAGGCGCCCTTCACGTACTCTTCCACCGTCTCGCTCGGGCTGGACGCCATCGGCTCACGCAGCATCGCTTCGATGTCCGCCGCCGTCGACTGCACACGGTGTGCGACGAGCGACGCCACCACCTTGCCGAAATCTTCATTGCGCGCGACGAAGTCGGTTTCACACGCCACTTCGAGGATCGCGCCCGACGTGCCGTCGTTGAAGATCTCGCCGCCGACGATGCCTTCGCTGGTCGAACGATCCGAGCGCTTTTCCGCCTTCGCGATGCCCTTCTTGCGAAGGTATTCCACGGCCGCGTCCATATCGCCGTTGGTCTCTTCGAGGGCCTTCTTGCAATCCATCATGCCGGCGCCGGTGCGCTGGCGCAGTTCAGCGACGGCCTTGGCCGTGATCGGGGTGCTCATCGTGGCGTCCTGTTGAAGCGGGTCTATTAAAAAGATCGATCTGCTGACTGGAAGGGGGTAGCCTGCACCCCAACTACACGAACGCCGCCGGGAGTTTCTCCGGCGGCGTCGTACTGCAACATCCTGAGGTGCGCCTGCGAATGAGGCGCACCCTGGGAAGGAACGACGTAACCGTCTGCGTTATTCCGCGCTCGGAGCGGGCGCGCTGTCGTCGCCGGCCGGGCTGTCGGAGCCGGGCTTGAGACGTGCAGCGATCGCTTCCGGCTTGGCCCGGCGACGGCGCGGACGACGGCCACCGCTGCGGTCATCACCACCACCGCTGTTGCCGCCACCACGGTTGTCACCACCACGATTGTCGCCGCCGCGGCCGCCACGGTCACCACGACCGGCGGGCTCGGTGCCACGATCGCTGCTGAACGTGTAGCTCTCCTGCTCTTCTTCGACGGCGCGCACGGGTGCTTCGCGGCGCGCTTCGTCGATCGTGTCGGCCACCACCTTCGCGATGAGCTCGACCGAACGGATGGCATCGTCGTTACCGGCGATGGGCACCGTGATCAGGTCGGGATCGGCGTTCGTATCCACGATGGCGACAATCGGCACACCGAGCTTGTTCGCTTCGGAGACGGCGATGCGTTCCTTCTTGGAGTCGATGATGAACAGCAGCCCCGGCAGGCGGTGCATCGACTTGATGCCCGACAGGTACTTGCTCAGCTTGTCGCGCTGGCGGCTCATGAGGAGCTGTTCTTTCTTCGTGTAGTTCGTGAAGCCGCCGCCTTCTTCGCTGCCGGCTTCGAGCTCCTTGAGCTTCTTGACCTGCTTCTTGACGGTCTGGTAGTTCGTCAGCATGCCGCCGAGCCAACGCTCGGTGACGAACATCGCGCCACAGCGTTCGGCTTCGTTACGCACGATGGCGGCGAGCTGGCGCTTCGTGCAGACGAACAGCACGTTTTCGCCACGCAGGACGACCTCACGGACCAGCTTCTGCGCCAGTTCGATCTGACGGAGGGTCTTCTGGAGGTCGATGATGTGAATGCCATTGCGCTCGGCAAAAATGAAGCGGCGCATTTTCGGGTTCCAACGACGGGTCTGGTGCCCGAAGTGAACGCCCGCGGCGAGCAACTGCTCGAGTGACGGAGTCGACATGATGATGGTACGTGAGGTTTGAATTCGTCCGTGATCGTCAACGTCCGTCGCGACCATCCCAAAGGGATTGGCACCCGCCACCGACTCGGACCACGTGTGAGATAGCTGGATGGTGTGGCCGGCACCGTAGTGCCGGCCATCCAGTTTTTAGCGCTTCGAGAACTGGAAGCGCTTACGGGCGCCAGCGCGGCCCGGCTTCTTACGCTCGACCTCACGCGCATCGCGCGTGAGCAGGCCGAACTCACGAAGCTTCTTGCGATTGGTCTCGTCGACCTGCACCAGTGCACGGGCCACCGCGAGGCGCACCGCACCGGCCTGACCCGACACACCACCACCGTCGATCGTGGCCTTCACGTCGAAACGGCCGAGCGTGTCGGTCAGCGTGAACGGCTGCTGGATGGCCGACACGAGCGTCGGACGCGGGAAGTAGTCACCGAGCGTGCGACCGTTCACCAACCACTTGCCGGAGCCCGGCGTGAGGTACAAACGGCACACCGCTTCCTTGCGACGACCAACGGACTGAATCTGCTCCGACATTACTTGGCCTCGGCCGAGGAGAAGGTGAGGGCAGCCGGGCTCTGC contains these protein-coding regions:
- the rseP gene encoding RIP metalloprotease RseP, translated to MASLSVYIAPLLVFGLVVFVHELGHFMAAKITGVYAPVFSLGWGRRFFGWKRGETDYRVSIFPIGGYVRMASRDDEALAGIEGASAERGSLDGGVASQRPPEVPEALWDPAGMAPFGPKAVPADRWVESKSTSARVFILAAGVIMNILLTIVVSSGIYYRYGNPYLPAVIDSVVPGAPAALAGLQSGDRITAINGEQVRSWDQVLDRVSPITSGSVSLDVLRGADTLRREITPQIAESTDPVTGAPRKVGRVGIMVRDSVVREPVALGAALTSGTRATWTMARNVVQVLGGLMSGEVSAKNLGGPIQIARTSVQAARNGAETLWSLIAFLSLNIAILNLVPIPVLDGGQILMVLAERVKGSEFSMRTREAVARVGVLAVLALILLVTFNDVRSFFTR
- the dxr gene encoding 1-deoxy-D-xylulose-5-phosphate reductoisomerase; the encoded protein is MITPPVGVALLGATGSVGTSALRVLERHRERFVPVALTAHSNQDALQEQVAQFSPAYVGLVAPPTDELPEDWGKGRSCLVEAATRPDVQIVINAVVGAAGLEATLAALTAGKRVALANKETLVMAGQIVTDTARRHGGALVPVDSEHSAILQCLAGREPSDVRRLIITASGGPFRTWNSERIAQATVSDALRHPTWQMGSKITIDSATLANKALEVIEAHHLFGIPYDRIDVVVHPQSIVHSLVEFVDGSVLAQMGVPSMELPILYALTWPERLPDAGVPPFDLVGLGSLTFEAVRHDDFPMLALGIAAGRQGGAAPAVFNAANEVAVAHFLDGRLPFAGIVQCVSAAVDALGTMPGDTLDALLAADAAARDYVNAKVGS
- a CDS encoding phosphatidate cytidylyltransferase produces the protein MNELARRVIVALIGAPLAIGLIWIGDAALATLLSAMAAIGAWEFYRIAREGGGTPMGAIGITLSALIPLAVHARYLGVADLPIAVIVPMLAIGLLAASIWMRGVQGKPLEATSSTLFGALYTGGTLSFAYALRYHNYAVGDLAGALVVIVPVVLTWASDTGAYFSGRLIGGRKLMPSVSPGKTIAGAIGAVVTTVVVAYALMQWLLVPHAQLAFTTLGVVTFGVLISVTAQIGDLAESLLKREAGVKDSGTLFPGHGGVLDRLDSLFFVLPTAYVLYDWLLIPAPGLR
- a CDS encoding isoprenyl transferase gives rise to the protein MAESSSELLARIRVHGAVPRHIAIIMDGNGRWARERHMPRAFGHRSGMKAVREVVEGALEAGVEWLSLFAFSQENWQRPETEVSALMSLLEEYIAREAAELAQQGVRVYVHGDLSRLTPAAANAVRRVMEQTVTGNRLGLNLFISYGGRAELVRATRQLAADVAAGRLTADAITEDEISARLYTAGCPDPDLLIRTSGEQRLSNFLLWQVAYAELFISSLYWPDFDRHALYGAISDFQRRDRRFGRVST
- the frr gene encoding ribosome recycling factor; its protein translation is MSTTAQILKDAKSGMEKAIENSKKEFSSVRSGKASPNMLDTIKVEAYGSFVPLNQVASIAAPEPRILLVTPFDKGQAKVIEKAIRESELGLDPAHQGGVIRVPLPSMNEQRRKELVKVLHKMAEDGRIAVRHARTDGRDKLKKLDGVSEDDKKHTEKDLQKVHDDFIGKLDALVKAKEAELMEV
- the pyrH gene encoding UMP kinase encodes the protein MLTQDAAEGKPLRFSRILLKISGEALAGDRGVGFDFDRIGFFADQIVEVARMGVQLGLVIGGGNIVRGTQLSQMGMDRVGADYMGMLGTVINAMALQDVLEKKGLDTRVMTAIRMEELAEPYIRRRALRHFEKGRTVIFAAGTGNPYFSTDTAAVLRAIQMKADVIIKATSVDGVYSADPKKDPNATFYETISYRDVMLEELRVMDQTAITLSKENQLPLIVLNLHSPGAIVRAVRGERVGTLVS
- the tsf gene encoding translation elongation factor Ts — translated: MSTPITAKAVAELRQRTGAGMMDCKKALEETNGDMDAAVEYLRKKGIAKAEKRSDRSTSEGIVGGEIFNDGTSGAILEVACETDFVARNEDFGKVVASLVAHRVQSTAADIEAMLREPMASSPSETVEEYVKGASARTGEAVNVKRTARFDAGANGQVGMYRHHNGKLATIVQITASSADVASHEATRELLKYIAEHVAASAPVAVDRSGVPADKIDSERRIAEEQARQAGKPDAMIEKIATGKVEAFLKDVTLLPQPWVRDPALTISQLVADYAKKAGGTITVDRFARLQLGAE
- the rpsB gene encoding 30S ribosomal protein S2, with the translated sequence MSTPSLEQLLAAGVHFGHQTRRWNPKMRRFIFAERNGIHIIDLQKTLRQIELAQKLVREVVLRGENVLFVCTKRQLAAIVRNEAERCGAMFVTERWLGGMLTNYQTVKKQVKKLKELEAGSEEGGGFTNYTKKEQLLMSRQRDKLSKYLSGIKSMHRLPGLLFIIDSKKERIAVSEANKLGVPIVAIVDTNADPDLITVPIAGNDDAIRSVELIAKVVADTIDEARREAPVRAVEEEQESYTFSSDRGTEPAGRGDRGGRGGDNRGGDNRGGGNSGGGDDRSGGRRPRRRRAKPEAIAARLKPGSDSPAGDDSAPAPSAE
- the rpsI gene encoding 30S ribosomal protein S9 is translated as MSEQIQSVGRRKEAVCRLYLTPGSGKWLVNGRTLGDYFPRPTLVSAIQQPFTLTDTLGRFDVKATIDGGGVSGQAGAVRLAVARALVQVDETNRKKLREFGLLTRDAREVERKKPGRAGARKRFQFSKR